A portion of the Salminus brasiliensis chromosome 11, fSalBra1.hap2, whole genome shotgun sequence genome contains these proteins:
- the diabloa gene encoding diablo, IAP-binding mitochondrial protein a: MQAYRHCGRCVSRGLFQGRTDFLHSEANMAAIRRAAACLSVLRGATTAICSQRKSARQLLRTPPVSVTDAVTFSVGSALCSVPFIEQVENLSHESLIRRASCLVTDSANTYLSQTTLALVDALTLYTKGLHTLIALQKRYLNSIGKLTPAEEDSIWQVIIGQRVEVSDRLDECKRFESNWMNAISICELSAEAAYNSGAEHASVALKTSLEVAQSKVEEMRKLQAAAEKSLAETKAEEIQRMAEYASSINLHDLEDIPEAYLRED; encoded by the exons ATGCAGGCGTACAGACACTGCGGCCGGTGTGTGTCCAGGGGCCTTTTTCAGGGCCGGACCGACTTCCTTCACAGCGAAGCAAACATGGCTGCGATTCGCCGAGCTGCTGCATGCTTGAGTGTACTCAG GGGAGCGACCACCGCGATCTGCAGCCAAAGGAAATCAGCCCGCCAGCTGCTGCGCACGCCCCCAGTCTCAGTGACAGATGCTGTGACGTTCAGCGTCGGGAGCGCGCTTTGCTCGGTTCCCTTTATAGAG CAGGTGGAAAATCTCTCTCACGAATCGCTTATTCGCCGGGCCTCCTGCCTGGTCACAGACAGCGCCAACACCTACCTTTCCCAGACCACTCTGGCCCTTGTGGATGCCCTTACGCTCTATACGAAG GGCCTGCACACCCTCATTGCTCTTCAGAAGCGTTATTTGAACTCGATAGGAAAACTCACCCCTGCTGAGGAGGACAGCATTTGGCAAGTGATCATTGGCCAGCGAGTGGAG GTTAGCGACAGGCTGGATGAGTGCAAGCGCTTTGAGTCGAACTGGATGAATGCCATCAGCATCTGTGAGCTGTCCGCAGAGGCGGCCTACAATTCCG GGGCAGAACACGCGTCCGTTGCGCTGAAGACCAGCCTAGAAGTGGCGCAGTCGAAAGTCGAGGAGATGAGGAAACTGCAAGCAGCAGCGGAGAAGAGTCTGGCCGAGACCAAAGCCGAGGAGATCCAGAGAATGGCGGAGTATGCTTCCAGCATCAACCTGCATGACCTGGAGGACATTCCCGAGGCCTACCTCCGCGAGGACTGA
- the LOC140565111 gene encoding odorant receptor 131-2-like, translating to MCTADCNSSGNDSSIDLLQLDSSVSLRRNLGLALTQMFVWPFVYINVLMLFTFYRKQAFRTETRYILFAHTLLTDVLFLLLTDLQVILAYSVVLMPVALCIPLCILTEVVNSCTPLTIIAMCVERYVAICMPLRHSAISTPSRTLNAILIIWIVSYIKPFVDIFILVATVPEEYFSEPTICQYEIMTPEHWHRAMRSSLYISDFAIILLIEFFCYLMIVRAARRASVDKKSAGKGLRTISLHMLQLILCTSEFVCPYIEAGIIEEDMELYLAVRLFNFITFNVIARAVTPLVYGLRDESFCAALLYHIKCRRNLISSEKKEPNI from the coding sequence ATGTGCACAGCAGACTGCAACAGCAGTGGGAATGACAGCAGCATTGACCTGCTGCAACTGGACAGTTCTGTCTCATTGAGGAGGAATTTAGGATTAGCCTTAACTCAGATGTTTGTGTGGCCTTTTGTCTATATCAATGTCCTCATGCTTTTCACTTTCTACAGaaaacaggctttcaggactgaGACCCGTTACATATTGTTCGCTCACACCTTACTGACTGACGTACTTTTTCTTTTACTGACAGATCTGCAGGTAATTCTCGCATACAGCGTTGTATTGATGCCTGTGGCACTTTGTATTCCATTGTGTATTCTCACAGAAGTAGTTAATTCATGCACACCGCTAACTATCATTGCAATGTGTGTGGAGCGATATGTGGCCATCTGCATGCCACTGAGACATAGTGCTATCTCCACCCCCAGCAGAACCCTCAATGCTATCCTTATCATTTGGATCGTAAGCTACATAAAGCCATTTGTGGATATTTTTATCCTTGTTGCAACTGTACCGGAAGAATATTTTTCAGAGCCGACCATCTGCCAGTATGAGATCATGACTCCAGAGCACTGGCACCGTGCAATGAGAAGCAGTCTATATATTAGTGATTTTGCAATCATTTTACTCATTGAGTTTTTTTGCTATCTGATGATTGTGCGTGCTGCCCGGAGGGCCTCGGTTGACAAGAAGTCAGCAGGGAAAGGTCTGCGTACCATCTCCTTGCATATGCTTCAACTTATCCTGTGTACTTCGGAGTTTGTTTGTCCTTATATTGAGGCAGGAATCATAGAAGAAGATATGGAGTTATATCTGGCAGTTCGCCTTTTCAACTTTATCACATTCAATGTCATCGCCAGGGCAGTTACTCCACTAGTCTATGGCTTAAGAGATGAGTCGTTTTGTGCTGCCCTTCTATATCATATCAAATGTAGACGAAATCTCATCTCATCAGAGAAAAAAGAACCAAACATCTAA